AGCCAGGGCGATCCGATGCCGCCGCGCGAGGCGCTCGGGCACCTGCTACGCGGCCTGGGCGTGACCGGCGCGCTGCTGCCCGACGACCTGACCGAGCGCCTGTTGCTGTACCGGTCGATGGCCGCCGACCGGCGCATCCTGGTCATGCTGGACGACGCGGCGCACGAGCACCAGGTGCGGCCGTTGGTCCCGGGTGCGGGCGGCTCGGCGGTGCTGCTGACCAGCCGCTCCCGGCTCGTCGGGCTCGACGACGCGACCCGGGTCGAGCTGGGTGTGCTGGCCCGCGCGGAGTCGCTGCGGCTGTTGGGCAGTATCGCGGGGGAGGACCGGCTGGCGGCGGCACCGGTGGCCGCCGGCCGGATCGCGCGGCTGTGCGGGGATCACCCGCTCGCGGTACGGATCGCCGCGGCCCGCCTCGCCGAACGTCCGCACCTGCAACCGGGCCGACTGGCCGCCGAGCTGTCCGACGAACGTGCCCGGCTGGACGCGCTGCGCGCCGGTGACCTGGAGGTACGCGCGACGCTGGCGGTCAGCTACGGCGGGCTGACCGACGCCGAACGACGGGCGGTACGCCTGCTCAGCCTCGGCGACGTACCGGACTTCCCGGCCTGGGCGGCGGCCTGCGTGCTCGACCTGCCGCCGGACGAGGCCGAGGGAATCGTCGAACGGGTTGCCGACGCGCGCCTGCTCGATCCGGTCGTCGCCGACAGCGGTACCGGCGAGGTCCGGTTCCGTTTCCACGAACTCGTCCGGCTGTTCGGCCGGGAGCGGGCGGCGGCCGAGGAGACGCCGGCGGCCCGGGCCGGGGCGGTGCGCCGGCTCCTCGCCGGCTACCTGGTTGCCGCCGAGGAGGCGGATCGGATGGCGACCGGAATCGTCGGTGCCCCGCCCCTGGACGCGCCCCGGTACCCGCTGCCCGATGACCGGTTGTCGGCTGTCCGGGCCGACCCGCCGAACTGGTTCGCCCGGGAGTTGGCGGCGCTGGTCGCGCTGGTCCGGCAGGCCGCCACGGTCGGGGAGGCGGTGGCGGCCTGCGGGCTCGCGGCGAGCATGGCGGGGTTCCTGGAGACGAGGAACTTCTACGACCACTGGTCCGACACCCACACCCAGGCGCTCGCGGCGGCCCGCGCCGTGGACGCCGTACCCGCGATCCTGGCGATGGTCCGTAACCTCGGCGAGCTGCACACCATCCGTGACGAGCACGCCGCCGCCGTCGACTGCTTCACCGAGGCGCTGGCGCTGTCCCGGCAGACCGGCGATCTCGGGTACGCCGTCGCCGCGTTGGTCGGCCTCGGCTACCTGCAACGCCTGGCCGGCCACTACACCCGCAGTATCGCCTCGTTCACCGCCGCCGCCGAGGCTGCCCGCCGCGACGGCAACCGCAACGGCGAGATCTACGCCGAGCAGGGCGTCGGCGCGGTCTGGTTCGAGCAGGGCCGCCTCGATCAGGCCGCGACCCGGTACACCGAGTGCCTGCGCCGCAGCCGGGCCGCCGGATACCGGGCGGTCGAGGCGCAGGCGCTGCGCGGTATCGGGCTGGTACAGCTCGCCCGGGGTGAGCCGGCCGAGGCGGCGGAGTCGTTCCGCCAGGCCCGGGAGATCAGCGCCGCGCTGGGCGACCGGCTCGTCGAGGCGTACGCCGTGCAGTTGCTGGGTCATGCCCACGCGCTCACCGGCGAGTATGCGCGGGCCGAAGCCCTGCTGCGGCAGGCCGACCGCGTCTTCGAGCGCTTCGACAGCCGGTTCGGCCTGGCGATGGTACTGGTCAGCCTCGCCACCATGCGGCTGGGCCAGCACCGCGTCGAGGAGGCCCGCGGGCTGCTGGAGCGGGCCTGCGGGCTCTGGCGCCGGCTCGGGATGCCGTACTGGGGCGCGCAGGCGCTGGACCTGCTCGCCGAGGCCCGCCGGCGGACCGGTGACGGCCCGGCGGCGGACCGGGCCGCGGCCGAGGCCCGTGCGCTACGGCTCACCTGCGATGCCGAATCGGTACGGCCGGGTGCGCCGAGGGTTCCCGGCGGATCGGTACGGGCCGGCCGCTGAACGCTCTCGTGCACGGGGTTCAGCCGCGAGTCAGCACAGGTACAGCGCCGATCGGCAGTCTGCTGGCGAGAAGTTTCCCTGCCACGGAACGGAGACGCGCAATGCGTTCACCGAAACGGATCCTCGCGGCGTTCGGCGCGACAGCCATGCTGACCACCGCGCTGGTCGGCGTCACCGCCGCACCGGCCAGCGCAGACCCCTGTCCCTCGGGGGCGACCTGCGCCTACACCTCGACGAACTGGGTCGGCGCGCCCGGCCCGGTGTACGGCGACAACCGGGACCTGTCCGGCTTCGCCAAATGGGCGGGCGCGGAATCGATCTACAACAACGGCACGAGCTGCAACGTCTACGTCTACTCCGGCACCGGCTACGGCGGCATCCGTTACCCGCTCAACCGCGGCACGGGCTGGACGACGCTGAGCGGTTCGAGCCTGTGGCACCACGCCTACAGCAACCGCTGGTACGGCTGCTGACCGTGATGCGACGCGCCCTCACCGCGCTCGCGGCGGCGGCACTCGTTCCGGCGGGCCTGGTCGGCTGCGGGGGAGAACCCTCCGCCGACCGGGCCCGCCCGGCCCGGTTGTATCCCTTCGCCAGCGCGGTGTACTTCACCGCCGAGGAGGAGCGGGTGATCCAGGACGCGCTCGAGGACCGGACCGCCACCTGTATGCGCGAGCGCGGCTTCGACTACGAACCCGTACACGGTGGGTCGGCGGAGCCGGAGCCCGACAACCCGTACGCCCTGCTCGACGCCCGTACCGCCGCCACCCATGGCTACGGCATCGTGCCGGCGGCGGTACGGCACCGCGCGCGCCCCTCGGCGACGAGCACCCCGCGCCCCGATCCCGCGTACGACCGGGCCCTCGTCGGCAGCCAGAACGCCCAGGTCACCCTGTCGCTGCCCGGTGGCGAGCAGGTGGCGGTGGCCACCGACGGCTGCGTGGCGGCGGCGCGTACGGCGGTCTTCGGCGCCGACTGGGACGCCCTGTACTACGCGTTCCAGTCGCTCAGCAACCGGACGATCGAGCGGACCGGGCAGGATCCGGCGGTGAGCGCCGCGGTGGTGTCCTGGTCGGCGTGCGTTGCCGAGTCGGGTTACCAGGCGGCGACGCCCGCCGAGTTGCGCGAGCAGCTTGAGCAGCGGGCGGCGCAGGCCACCGACGACGTGGCGATGCGCGAGGCAGCGCGCTCCGAACTGGCCGCCGCCGGGGCGGACGCCGCCTGCCAGGAGCGCGCTCGTCTGCGCGGGGTGACGGAACAGGCCCAGGCCGCCGCCGAGCGCCAGCTGCTCACCGCGCCCCTGCAACAGGACCTGACCCGCCTCCGGCACCTCAAGCAGGCGGCCCTGACCTCCCGTCCGCCACCATGAGCCGACTCCAGCCTGTCGTCGGCACGCGTAGAACGATGGTCATCGTGGTCCCGCCGACTCGTCGGGTCGGCGATCAAGAGCGATTCCAAAGGAGTTGGACATGCGCAGAACCTCCCTCGTGGCCGCCGGTACGGTGTGCGTCGCACTCGCGGGCGTACTGCCGGCGCTGCCCGCGACAGCCGCGCCCGTCGAGCAGCTGACCGTGTACGTGAACCCGGCGGTTGCCACCGGCGCCGGAGCGCTGGAGCGCGGTACCGGCCGGACCCTCGACACCGCGGTGGCTTCGATCGAGGAGGCGCAGGACGTCCTGCGTACCCGGAACGTGAGGAACGCGACGGTGCTGCTCTCCGC
The nucleotide sequence above comes from Plantactinospora soyae. Encoded proteins:
- a CDS encoding AfsR/SARP family transcriptional regulator — translated: MSVPLAGHRIRALVAVLALRAGEPVPVWRIIEALWEGDPPAGARNQVQVYISRIRKALLAAGCVGPVVRTRGEAYLLDVEPDRVDALRFARLVAAAEARRTRDAGPVEEADLLREALALWRGNALADVAGAVLGVDAAALEDVRCAAQERRVDLDLARGCHGDLVAELRGAVAERPLHEGFRRRLMLALAGCGQPAEALATYREGQRLLRDELGLDPSEDLQETARSILRRTAPRPDRPGDQRVPVGGRLAAVISCSLPPAVAGFVGRGTEASELRAGLDRVGDFPAVALVTGAGGIGKSTLGIRVAHELRGAYPDGQLFIDLRGSQGDPMPPREALGHLLRGLGVTGALLPDDLTERLLLYRSMAADRRILVMLDDAAHEHQVRPLVPGAGGSAVLLTSRSRLVGLDDATRVELGVLARAESLRLLGSIAGEDRLAAAPVAAGRIARLCGDHPLAVRIAAARLAERPHLQPGRLAAELSDERARLDALRAGDLEVRATLAVSYGGLTDAERRAVRLLSLGDVPDFPAWAAACVLDLPPDEAEGIVERVADARLLDPVVADSGTGEVRFRFHELVRLFGRERAAAEETPAARAGAVRRLLAGYLVAAEEADRMATGIVGAPPLDAPRYPLPDDRLSAVRADPPNWFARELAALVALVRQAATVGEAVAACGLAASMAGFLETRNFYDHWSDTHTQALAAARAVDAVPAILAMVRNLGELHTIRDEHAAAVDCFTEALALSRQTGDLGYAVAALVGLGYLQRLAGHYTRSIASFTAAAEAARRDGNRNGEIYAEQGVGAVWFEQGRLDQAATRYTECLRRSRAAGYRAVEAQALRGIGLVQLARGEPAEAAESFRQAREISAALGDRLVEAYAVQLLGHAHALTGEYARAEALLRQADRVFERFDSRFGLAMVLVSLATMRLGQHRVEEARGLLERACGLWRRLGMPYWGAQALDLLAEARRRTGDGPAADRAAAEARALRLTCDAESVRPGAPRVPGGSVRAGR
- a CDS encoding peptidase inhibitor family I36 protein, with translation MRSPKRILAAFGATAMLTTALVGVTAAPASADPCPSGATCAYTSTNWVGAPGPVYGDNRDLSGFAKWAGAESIYNNGTSCNVYVYSGTGYGGIRYPLNRGTGWTTLSGSSLWHHAYSNRWYGC